Proteins co-encoded in one Dyadobacter sp. CECT 9275 genomic window:
- the nirB gene encoding nitrite reductase large subunit NirB: protein MNAQTSLRIVVIGNGMVGYKFCEKLLAKRKKDGLLTITVFGEEPRAAYDRVHLSEYFAGKTAEDLMLAPVEWYEENEIRLFLSDPVVDIDRAEKRVRSHHGHIVYYDYLVMATGSGAFVPVIPGVEKDGVFVYRTIEDLELILSYAKKATKGAVLGGGLLGLEAAKALLDLGLQEAHVVEFASRLMPRQIDDAGSRMLQGQLEALGLQIHLSKSTQEIKGADCIEGMQFADNSFLEVDMLVISAGIRPRDELARIAGLETHPRGGIVVNNQLRTSDPHIFAIGECALVHHMIYGLIAPGYEMADVVASCLTGVEKEFKPYDMSTKLKLIGTDVASFGDPFTEEPACKTIRYENKAKGIYKRINVSADGKTLLGGILVGDAEQYNLLLQTCKNKTILPPDAEDVILGNRGAETGGAGVMSLPDDALICSCEAVTKGMICHEVAENGHTTLDAIKKCCKAGTGCGGCVPMVKDIIQGVLKEQGVYVRNVICEHFDHSRQELLDLVKMSGIRTYNGVLDHFGKGDGCEICKPLVGSVLASLWNENILQKDRAPIQDSNDRYLANIQKGGTYSVVPRIPGGEITPEKLIVIGKVAQKYGLYTKITGGQRIDLFGAHLNDLPDIWQELIHAGFESGHAYGKSLRTVKSCVGSTWCRFGVQDSVSFAIEVEDRYKGLRSPHKLKSAVSGCIRECAEAQSKDFGIIATEKGWNLYVCGNGGSKPQHAQLLATDIDRDTCIRLIDRFLMFYIKTADPLTRTATWLNKMEGGIHYLKAVVVDDALKIADELERDMQALIDVYKCEWKEVVESPELRKRFSHFVNAPVKDPTVAFEPMREQKRVKDWV from the coding sequence ATGAATGCACAAACATCCCTTCGTATTGTAGTCATCGGAAATGGCATGGTGGGCTACAAATTTTGTGAAAAGCTATTGGCAAAAAGAAAAAAAGATGGCCTGCTGACGATTACTGTTTTCGGGGAAGAGCCTCGAGCTGCTTACGATCGTGTTCATTTAAGCGAGTATTTTGCAGGTAAAACAGCGGAGGACTTAATGCTGGCACCAGTTGAATGGTATGAGGAAAATGAAATCAGGTTATTCTTGTCTGATCCCGTCGTGGATATTGACCGTGCCGAAAAGCGTGTAAGATCTCACCATGGTCATATAGTTTATTATGACTATCTGGTCATGGCAACAGGCTCCGGCGCCTTTGTTCCAGTCATTCCCGGAGTGGAAAAGGACGGGGTATTTGTATACCGTACCATAGAAGATCTGGAGCTTATTTTGTCATACGCCAAAAAGGCTACAAAAGGTGCTGTTCTCGGCGGTGGACTGCTGGGCCTGGAAGCGGCGAAAGCCTTGCTGGATCTGGGCTTGCAAGAAGCACATGTAGTGGAATTTGCCAGCAGACTCATGCCTCGCCAGATCGACGATGCGGGTTCCCGAATGCTGCAAGGCCAGTTGGAAGCACTTGGCTTACAGATTCACCTTTCTAAAAGTACTCAGGAGATTAAAGGGGCGGATTGCATTGAAGGGATGCAGTTTGCCGATAATTCGTTTCTGGAAGTGGATATGCTGGTGATTTCCGCAGGGATACGGCCCCGGGATGAGTTGGCGAGGATTGCTGGTCTGGAAACGCATCCTAGAGGGGGTATCGTGGTAAATAATCAATTGAGAACTTCTGATCCCCATATATTCGCGATAGGCGAATGTGCCCTGGTGCATCACATGATCTATGGGCTTATAGCACCCGGTTACGAAATGGCAGATGTTGTAGCAAGCTGCCTGACCGGCGTGGAAAAGGAATTTAAGCCTTACGATATGTCCACCAAGCTGAAACTGATTGGGACTGACGTTGCCAGTTTTGGAGATCCGTTCACCGAAGAGCCAGCCTGCAAAACCATCCGGTACGAGAACAAAGCCAAGGGGATATACAAAAGGATTAACGTTTCTGCGGATGGCAAGACGCTGCTAGGCGGTATTCTCGTCGGTGACGCTGAACAATATAACCTGCTTCTGCAGACTTGCAAGAACAAAACCATCCTGCCGCCGGATGCCGAGGATGTGATTCTGGGAAACCGGGGAGCGGAAACCGGTGGAGCAGGCGTGATGAGTTTGCCTGACGATGCGCTCATTTGCTCCTGTGAAGCGGTGACCAAAGGGATGATTTGTCATGAAGTAGCCGAAAATGGGCATACCACCCTGGATGCTATTAAAAAATGCTGCAAAGCAGGGACGGGCTGTGGCGGTTGTGTACCGATGGTAAAGGATATTATTCAGGGTGTTCTTAAGGAGCAAGGGGTATATGTAAGGAATGTGATTTGCGAACATTTTGACCATTCCCGCCAGGAACTTCTGGATCTTGTGAAGATGAGCGGCATCAGAACATACAACGGGGTTCTGGATCATTTCGGGAAAGGTGATGGCTGTGAAATTTGCAAGCCACTGGTCGGCTCTGTTTTGGCAAGCCTCTGGAACGAAAATATTTTGCAGAAAGACCGTGCTCCCATTCAGGATTCCAATGACCGCTATCTGGCAAACATTCAAAAGGGAGGTACCTATTCCGTGGTTCCGAGGATTCCCGGTGGAGAGATAACACCCGAAAAACTGATCGTGATCGGTAAAGTAGCACAAAAATACGGCCTGTATACCAAAATAACCGGCGGGCAGCGCATCGACTTGTTTGGGGCGCATCTGAACGACCTGCCTGACATTTGGCAAGAACTCATCCATGCCGGTTTCGAAAGCGGCCATGCTTATGGAAAATCTTTACGGACGGTCAAAAGTTGTGTTGGGTCCACCTGGTGCAGGTTTGGAGTCCAGGACTCGGTATCGTTTGCCATTGAAGTGGAGGACAGATACAAGGGTCTCCGGTCACCCCATAAACTAAAATCGGCGGTATCAGGATGTATCAGGGAATGTGCAGAGGCACAGAGTAAAGATTTCGGCATTATAGCCACCGAAAAGGGCTGGAATCTGTACGTGTGTGGAAACGGCGGCTCCAAGCCACAGCATGCGCAGCTTCTGGCAACCGATATTGACAGAGATACCTGTATCCGTCTGATAGACAGGTTTCTGATGTTTTATATCAAAACGGCTGATCCGCTTACCAGAACAGCCACCTGGCTGAACAAAATGGAAGGAGGTATCCATTATCTGAAGGCCGTTGTGGTGGACGACGCGCTTAAAATAGCCGATGAGCTGGAAAGGGATATGCAGGCACTCATTGATGTTTACAAATGCGAATGGAAAGAGGTGGTTGAGAGCCCCGAACTGAGGAAACGTTTCTCTCATTTTGTGAATGCGCCGGTTAAAGACCCGACGGTCGCCTTTGAGCCTATGCGTGAACAGAAAAGGGTGAAGGATTGGGT
- the cobA gene encoding uroporphyrinogen-III C-methyltransferase, translating to MEAKLTLVGAGPGDGELITLKGVKALKNADVVLYDELANADLLSYAPEHALKMYVGKKAGDASFTQDEINGLIVRLARKRGNVVRLKGGDAFVFGRGHEEMEYARAHNIQVEVVPGVSSCIAVPEAMEIPVTRRGISESFWVITATNRHGALSDDIRLAAQSKATVVILMGLSKLSEICELYKHFGRGYLPMAIIQNGTRSDEKSVMGQVWEMPYMAAEKKIGSPAIMVVGEVVALHPAYTMEYLKSIHY from the coding sequence ATGGAAGCAAAACTCACATTAGTAGGAGCAGGTCCCGGAGACGGAGAATTAATCACTCTAAAAGGAGTGAAAGCATTGAAAAATGCGGACGTGGTATTGTATGACGAACTTGCCAATGCAGACTTGCTCTCTTATGCCCCTGAACATGCTTTAAAGATGTACGTGGGTAAAAAAGCGGGGGATGCTTCCTTCACTCAGGACGAGATCAACGGGCTGATCGTACGGCTTGCCCGCAAGCGCGGGAACGTAGTACGACTGAAAGGTGGCGATGCTTTTGTTTTCGGGCGCGGGCATGAGGAAATGGAATATGCCAGAGCACACAACATACAGGTCGAGGTAGTACCTGGCGTTTCCAGCTGCATTGCCGTACCCGAGGCTATGGAAATTCCCGTTACCAGAAGAGGTATCAGTGAAAGTTTCTGGGTAATTACAGCAACCAACCGCCATGGGGCATTGTCAGACGATATCCGGCTGGCAGCCCAGTCCAAAGCAACCGTCGTTATTTTGATGGGATTAAGTAAACTCAGTGAGATCTGTGAACTCTACAAACATTTTGGCCGGGGGTATCTTCCTATGGCTATCATACAGAATGGGACGCGCTCCGACGAGAAAAGTGTGATGGGCCAGGTTTGGGAAATGCCTTATATGGCAGCAGAAAAGAAGATCGGCTCCCCGGCCATTATGGTGGTGGGAGAAGTAGTAGCATTACATCCCGCCTACACCATGGAATACCTGAAGAGTATTCATTACTGA
- a CDS encoding alginate export family protein yields the protein MKAKIYLFAFCLGLCGLKPGRSQAQLNISGQLRTRTEILSGQGAPLSKGENPAFFTSQRTRLNVGYKAYRTQFYISAQDVRVWGQDASTNNRLTNTAFNGLMLHEAWGEVSLLDTSQTKNGKEFALKIGRQEMIYDDSRLLGNLDWLQQARRHDAVLLKYSNNDYTAHIGAAYNQNRESRTGGLYDGVPNGYAAGTNGIGTMYKSMQFLYLGKKLKQGNISFLLFKDDFQKYSLSETGVKTLQKGTWNRVTAGPYLQTRLGKSWNLTASAYLQTGKDKDGKSLDAYMYSVKGLYDVNRLLTVGPGFDYTSGTTAGATKNHTFDPLYGTPHKFWGQMDYFYAANGFGKGGLSDVYITSVIKATGKLSLQADVHQFSSATQLKNTEGEKRSGNFGNELDVIATYQLTKLVSFQAGYCSFLSTNSLAQVKAIKDPKKLSSWAYLMISIKPDFLKL from the coding sequence ATGAAAGCAAAAATTTACCTTTTCGCATTCTGCCTTGGTCTTTGCGGGCTAAAGCCCGGCAGATCCCAGGCCCAGCTGAATATTTCAGGGCAGTTAAGAACCCGTACCGAAATCCTTTCCGGGCAGGGCGCACCACTTTCCAAAGGAGAAAATCCTGCCTTCTTCACCTCCCAGAGAACCCGGCTTAACGTGGGTTACAAGGCTTATCGGACACAATTCTACATTTCTGCGCAGGATGTGAGGGTATGGGGCCAGGATGCTTCTACGAACAACCGACTCACCAACACTGCGTTCAATGGCCTCATGCTTCATGAAGCCTGGGGCGAAGTGAGCCTGCTGGATACCAGTCAAACAAAAAATGGGAAGGAATTTGCGCTAAAAATAGGACGACAGGAAATGATCTATGATGACAGTAGGCTATTAGGAAATCTGGACTGGCTTCAGCAGGCCAGAAGGCATGATGCCGTTTTGCTAAAATACAGCAACAACGATTATACAGCGCACATCGGGGCGGCGTATAACCAAAACCGTGAGAGCAGAACCGGGGGTTTATATGACGGTGTCCCAAACGGATATGCCGCCGGAACCAACGGGATCGGGACGATGTACAAATCAATGCAGTTTCTGTATCTGGGCAAGAAATTAAAACAGGGAAATATTTCTTTTCTCCTGTTTAAAGACGATTTTCAAAAATATAGCCTCTCAGAAACAGGAGTCAAAACCTTGCAAAAAGGTACCTGGAACAGGGTCACAGCAGGCCCTTATTTACAAACCAGACTTGGCAAAAGTTGGAATTTAACTGCAAGTGCCTACCTGCAAACCGGAAAGGACAAAGATGGAAAAAGCCTGGATGCCTATATGTATTCCGTTAAAGGACTTTATGATGTCAACCGGTTGCTGACCGTCGGCCCCGGATTTGATTATACCTCAGGTACCACGGCAGGCGCAACGAAAAATCACACTTTTGATCCGCTTTATGGCACTCCACACAAGTTTTGGGGCCAAATGGATTACTTTTATGCAGCCAACGGTTTTGGGAAAGGCGGCCTCTCCGACGTCTATATTACGTCAGTCATAAAAGCCACAGGTAAACTGTCTCTGCAGGCTGATGTCCATCAGTTTTCATCTGCAACCCAGCTTAAAAATACAGAAGGAGAAAAGCGATCTGGCAATTTTGGAAATGAACTGGATGTGATTGCTACCTATCAGCTTACAAAGCTGGTCAGCTTTCAGGCAGGATACTGCAGTTTTTTATCTACCAACAGCCTGGCTCAGGTAAAAGCAATAAAAGACCCCAAAAAGCTATCCAGCTGGGCCTATCTGATGATCAGTATCAAACCGGATTTTCTTAAGTTATAA